The segment GAACTTTGAGGTGCTGCAGCCGTTTACCACGCAGGAAATGGGTGCGGTGCTGCACATCAGCCGCAACACGGTGAGCCAGTACCTGAACGAGTTTTTCAAAGAGGGCTGGATGGTCAAGATCAATACCCGGCCGGTCTATTATTTCCTGCGGGAGACGCTGAGCCGGAAATTCAACGTTCAGACGCTGGATGCTGAATATGAGGATCTGCAGTTTCTGCAGCAGGATCTGAACCATGGCCGCCGTGCGGACAGCTGCTTTGCGGGAGTCATCGGCTATCACCTCAGCCTGAAATCCGCCGTGGAAAAATGCCGTGTGGCGGTGGAGTATCCGCCCACCGGCCTGCCGCTGGTGCTGGCGGGCGAAAAAGGCACCGGCAAGCGTCTGCTGGCCGGCAAGACCTGGGAGTATGCAAAGGAAAAGCAGGTCGTGCCGGCAGAGAGCCGTTTTTCCGAGCTGGACTGCGCCATGTGGGGCGCAGCAGAGCCGGGCGGCACCGGCTTTGCCGCTTCGTTCAAACGCAGGCTGGAGGCTGGCACCGGCAGCGATTTTTTGTACCTGCACGGCTTTGACCAGCTGGAGAGCAGTGTGCAGGCCGAGGCGGTGCGCTTTTTAACGGCAGTGCTGCCGGAGCTGGGCGCGAAGTATCCGCGCCTGATCTTCGGTGTGCAGACGGTGCCGCCCTCGCTCAAGAACAGTGTGCCGGTGCAGGCAGAGCTTCTGCCGCTGCGCAGCCGGTCGCTGCTGGAGAAAAAACGGCTCATCTATCGTTTTCTGATGCAGGAGGAGCAGCGCATCGGCCGCAGGGTGCAGGTGACGGGTCAGGCATACCAGATGCTGATGCAGTATCCGTATGAGCGGAACGTGGGTCAGCTGGAGCAGGTCATCCGTACCAGCTGCACCAATGCATACTCCCGCAGCCGGGACGGCAGCATCTGCATCGGGCTGCCGGTGCTGCCGGATGCCGTGTTTGAGAGCTGCCTGCTGCTGCCGGAGGCCGGTGCGCAGAACCATCCGCTGACACTGGACGACCTGCGGGAGGACTGCGGCTTTGAAAAGGAGCATCGTCTGCTGGAGGAGATCCGGGAGCAGGGGCGGCTGTATTTACAGGGCAGTCTGGAATGTGCCGGATTCTGCACCCGCATGGTGCACCAGCTGGAAGAGTACAACAACTATATCCTGTTCCAGAACAAGATCGCGGATGAGCGCATCAAGGGCATCGAACAGGGAATGCTGCGCATCTCGGAGCGCATCCATGAGCTGTACGGTGTCGGCTTCCCCAACAGCTTTATCCTGATGCTGGCGCGGTGGGTGTATTTCGGCAATGTGTTCGATGATGCCTTGCCGGAGGACAGCGCCGAGGTGCAGCAGCTGGTGACAGATCTGACCGAGGCTGTCCGGCGGGATGCGCCCTACAGTTTTGCGGTGGCAAGTGATCTGCTGCTGATGGTGCAGAACACCACCGATGTGCATTTCTCGTCCATCGGCATCCTGATGATCAGCGCCTTTGTGGAGGTGCTGCACCGCCCCGGCAACAAGCTGCCGGTGCAGGCGTTC is part of the Faecalibacterium sp. HTF-F genome and harbors:
- a CDS encoding PRD domain-containing protein, which produces MANLQKLNPTQQELYNYLEQQTGQVNFEVLQPFTTQEMGAVLHISRNTVSQYLNEFFKEGWMVKINTRPVYYFLRETLSRKFNVQTLDAEYEDLQFLQQDLNHGRRADSCFAGVIGYHLSLKSAVEKCRVAVEYPPTGLPLVLAGEKGTGKRLLAGKTWEYAKEKQVVPAESRFSELDCAMWGAAEPGGTGFAASFKRRLEAGTGSDFLYLHGFDQLESSVQAEAVRFLTAVLPELGAKYPRLIFGVQTVPPSLKNSVPVQAELLPLRSRSLLEKKRLIYRFLMQEEQRIGRRVQVTGQAYQMLMQYPYERNVGQLEQVIRTSCTNAYSRSRDGSICIGLPVLPDAVFESCLLLPEAGAQNHPLTLDDLREDCGFEKEHRLLEEIREQGRLYLQGSLECAGFCTRMVHQLEEYNNYILFQNKIADERIKGIEQGMLRISERIHELYGVGFPNSFILMLARWVYFGNVFDDALPEDSAEVQQLVTDLTEAVRRDAPYSFAVASDLLLMVQNTTDVHFSSIGILMISAFVEVLHRPGNKLPVQAFIICHGYATASSIADVCNKMLHKYLFNAIDMPYDVPVSEIVSQVKKILYFNENRDVLILVDLGSLENITELLDDLPNVNLGIINNVSTAMALSVGSHILDGMPLAEVLENAKNASQIRYKILEKARKEDVILFVSESGSNVAAKVSELFMHSLNHLNTKVNARFLCYDVQTYEQLRQSGHWNTCNVLFAASTMELGPADFPVVAVEDIITQRGLDKIKSGLSGYLTEEEFEHFKQNLVNQFSLENVVESLTILNASRVLSLVADMLEEMQRALGSHFQPKTVVGLNLHISCLIERLVKKEEIKSYRELERFCEEHRDFVALARRCFANIAEQYRINLPDSEIGYIYDYISHDYSDESPWKNEF